The DNA segment GATATCATCTTTGGGGGAAATATACAAAGTCAAAGttcttatatacattttactctcatatatacatatatatttatataatacagatatttacaaaatttacagtATGACCAGCTCAACAAATATGACACATATGTTACTTTAAAGTTCAATGTGGTTTGCTAAAATTCCACTGCTGGTGTTTAATTAATCCAACAGTTTTATAAAATCAGTATCAAAGCCTAACACTAAAATTAATTCATGTCAAGTTAAacattattattcatattttaacACTTTCCTTTAACACTAATTCACATCCAGAAACACAACTCCAGAAAATCACtaatgttattaaatttttagTACTTGGCCCCGTTATCACTTCAAGAAATGCAACTTCAAGTAACACAGTATAAGAAAAGTACTTAGTTGTTAAAACTTAAAGTACTTAAACACTTTAACACTCCAAGCAACGCAACACAAGAAAATTACCAAGTTGCTAAAACTTTAGGTACTTAGACACTTCAACACTTCAAGTAACACAATATAAGAAAAGTACTTAGTTGTTAAAACTTAAAGTACTTAGACACTATAACACTTCAAGTAGCGCAGCACAACAAAATCACAAAGTTGCTGAAACTTTAGGTACTTAGACACTTTAACACTCCAAGTAGCACAATATAAGAAAACTACTAAGTTGTTAAACCTtttaacccgagttttgagtttttatgcgtaagaatatatcacgaaggcgaacttattatttcttaaatataagtagcaaaatataccaaaaatatAGAAACAGCCAAACATTATGACTGAAATATGTAATGTGTGTGCTTTCTTTTAAAGAGtcttcaaaaatatttgactaaaataaaattgaaaagaaaaaatatagtagAAATAAAATATGGTCGTAACCTGGGATTGAACTCGCACCTTATGGTTTATAATCATTACGTTCTTTCAATCTCGTATCTCACGGTTTATAACCATTACGTTCTACCAATTGCGCCAGCGATATAATTGAGTTCATGATAAACAAAACACACATATCAACGAAGTGTAGAGAGATTTGTCAGCCAGGTATGGACCGCAAATATCGATATAAcccaattgaaaaaatatatcattccgtcacggctcaaaacacgcggTCGAACTATACCTATTTTTAACTGTACTGTTGTACATTACAGTAATATcaataaaacctgtaaaatagGTAATGGAATGATACGTACGTTTACCTCACTTGTAGTTTTATAAGTGGGCAAAAAATGTAGCGAATTCTACTCGGAATTTGAAGGATATCTGTTGTGAAAAATACGTATTTCTTCTGCTTACGAATTACTTGAAAATGAGGCAAAACTAGGTAACGATCTATCAGGCAGTTTATTGAAAATACTACAACCGATTTCATGTTTCATTTTCATGACATGTTtattgtagtgtttttttttacatgaaaatattatagTTTTCACAGATGAATCAAACGATTATATAGGTATATAgatagattcttttatttcctccattcttgaagagcataacatatatacagGTAGACATATATCAggaaatttacatgtaaatatttaaattcaatcCGCAGACATTCAAGgtacattttatatgtataaaatatattggaAAAGGATTTAATTACTTTTTCACCTTGTGAATTATGTAGAGTGTCATACATCTTTGTAGCTTCAATTCTAAAGAACGAATGACGGTCAAACAGTTCCAGAAACAGATTTCTGTAGTCTATAATATGTAAGATTTTACGCGTGTAGCAAAGCAATTTATACCATTATAAgacaaaataatttagatttctttttcaaatctATTAccatatttatgacaatatcatGTACAGCTATCCGCCGTATTTGTTACGTTAcgtaaatattaaataaatttaacaatGCGGCATGGGAAACAGAAAGTGTATAGATGTTTCAGCCAAACCTTAGTTGTACTTTTAAAGTAAATTAATTTCTGTATCACATAACATCCAAACGTTAATACTGGACATTTATTTGAGTATTCTTCTTAATGAAccgaacgtcatgcggcaatttgatgtcataattgaagtcataatgctctcttatcGGTCCGCACGCCAACCGctgtttatcgtagaatatacagagcttgcctttcttctttgtttaactgacatCCAATCGAGCTTTGTTTGaatctgcaataaacaacggCGGACGCGCGGACGCTCAGAGAGCATTTTGATGtcagttatgacgtcaaattgccgcatgacatcCGGTTCGTTACTAATTggataaatgaagtccagcatgatttttatcaaattgaGCATGTAACAGAGCCCTTCTTGTGTTTAATCGTTTAATTTAATCGTCTAATTTAATCGTTCaaatgcttagatatttaacttGCACTCGAGCTTAACGCCCTCATGGTTAAATTCTTGCGCATCTGAACCGTGATAAAAATCAAGcgattttgttatatatatatataaagtctgtaaaaatacggcttgtatttcacaagtaaatatccgtattgtaccttttgtattgtatgttttcggactactttcatttaatatgcatgacctgacgcagttctataaatagcacgtatGAAAGGTTTACTCAGTTCTATTTCAATATCGACAATCATTgcagatttcgttcgataacaaaacaacaaacaaaaaggtacaTTATAACAATTgttagatctgggattttgtaatcggctctcgtggattttgcaaggtcggatcacactcggcgcctCTGCGCCTCCTGAGATCGGATCCGGCAAAATCAACTCGTCGACGAGCTAGGTACAGCATTCGAGATCGagctattattataataacactATTATTTTAGTCCGGttacaatgaaatattaaaaagtatgAACACAAAGTCATGGAATATGTACTTTTGCTGGTGATTTTTGTTCATGTTTCGCCAGGTCGGCTTATGTAACGTTGCTATAGTTACTCAGaattatacatttatttcaacGGTTTTGTGTACAAAATGTATGTACTGACGGAGTTACGTTCTATGCATGAGCAAGATTGTTTTCTTCTTGATTATAAAAATACTCTAAATGATACAAAGACAAAAACATTTCGACCCTGTCTGATTCCAGCCATATTAACTTTGtccagaatatttttaaaaaaggtaaattACAACTTTACAAGCATTAATATGAACAGTTCCCATTTTTGATTAATATGATACAAATGTTTTGTATCATATTGATAAAAAATGAGAACTGTTAATTGGCGGAAAGATTTCTGTCTGGGATTGGTTTCTTTGCAATGTGGCCTTTTTCCAACTAACTAtcaaagtatctttaaaaaagaatattttccgTATGATTATAATAATTGTGTGTTTAACAAGTTTCTCTACGTATAGACCTGGCAAAacatttaaatctaaagattGAATTTGGCCTTCACTCCTGAGAGATGTGAAATAGTCTTTTGCGAGTTTTGATCAGACTGGATTTCATTTTTCCTGGTACGACAATACAAACTCATTCGTTTGCTGCCAGTATAATAAATAGTTTAAGTAATGAGGAAAACGGTTTGAACATGACATATATCAAATACTggtaaaaaaatttcaaaacatgcaCACGGAAGTATCAGACATATGTAATGGTTCGAGGTATATCTACAAAAATATCACTAAATCAACATTATTTCTCTGAGCCAATAAATCAACGGAAACGCTTTCCACCAGGTAAAGACACTTTAAAGGCGTTGGAAATTACGATCGAGAAGGTATGAAAAGCTCGGCTCATTTTGAAAAGTGCTTGACCAAATCCTAACGCCAAGCTTCTGTATAAGTCAGCCAAGTGTAACACTGATTACAATACAATCTGACTGACAAACCCACAAGCAATATACATCAAgtacaaaagaaaagaaaatattttaaccagCCCATATACCTCAAATATATCTTGatattttcagatttcaaaatgGCAGATGCAAtcaaaaagtttttcaaaaacaGAAACGTCTCGAAGGGGAAGGAATGGTACAGGTAACTAGttaatattctaaaaaaaaatatttgtcgaACACCTACCCTTTAGCAGCTTACCAAACGCAAcgtgaaaaaaattatattgacgaGATCTACGCTCTccaatttttattacaaatttcatCTGGAATTCATGATCTTAACATCATGTAACTTGGCCTTCATTTTATTTCCGATAAATTAGTTTTAATCAGTCTTCTACTGATCGCATgttatgtatacatatatgtatatttgtttataagTACGTATATGTTCAAAATGACAATTACCTAGTAATGTGTAgaatcttgttttaattaaattaaacttataaaatactttattacatgcttttcagtgaattatcgaaatattagagtgaaatgtatttggtattttcacagtaaaccatatcaaatatatttttcactggtaactaaaactaaaaacgGGTAAATGTagttaaaacaagaaatataaagaaaagttcttttacatgtaagatcgaaatatatttcactagtGAACACCATAAGTTACATTGTTTTACTCGTGGCTGATATATGTCCTAGAGATCTTCAATTATATTGCTTCATTTTAGATTTTCATATCTTCattaatactggtatcatacgtACGAAAATATATGATGAGAGcgtttaatttaattttgatattgtcaATCAATTTCCCCATCTTGATGTAGATGTACCTCGTGCCATATCTTATGAGGTTTATATTTCAGAGCTAATAAGATTTGTAAGAGCATGTAGTCATGTCGAAGACTTCAGTCTACGCAATATTGCTATTATCAGAAAACTTTTTCAGCAGGGCTACCGTTATCATAAATTTCGTATATCGTTCACTATTTTTTCACCGTAATTCAGAATTAGTGATTAAATTCAAAAGTAATATGAAGCTGATTTTATGGAGATGTGATTTACAAACTTAGCAAAATTCTCGGTGACCATTTCcgacctttattttttttaaatcatcagtCACACGTTATATAGCAAGAGGCTATGACTGTATTGTTCTGATAGTAACTGCATATTTAGTGTTCAGCTCTTTTACAGTTGGTCACTACGCTTCCCTCATTGATTGTGCAATAACGGGACAGGTGGGGGCTGTATGGTAGCTAACTCTTAAATACCCCTCATTGGACGGGCTGGTTTGATATTTATCTCCTCCCCTGCTTCGTGGTACCCTTAATGGTGTTTCCCCTAGTGCTCTGGCTACTTCAAAGCCATCGAATACATAtggttttttatttattatgtctcccacaccactgtatggtgggagacatattgatttactcatgtctgtctgtgtgtgcgtccgtccgtccctcagaaatattgtccgcactctaagtcgaacatttctcatccgatcttcaccaaacttgaattaAATGTggttgccaataagtcctcgaccaagttcgataactagccaaatcggcccaggcacttcggaattatgactcttgaattaccgataggccgcttactccaaaacttactccaaaactatcaaaggtgtattttctgtgagtaaacagtatataaagacagacttactattcagatgattaggcagttgtgggagtcATGCGTTTGTCATAGGGTAAcattataatacatataaataaaatgtatcacaTGCTTGTTGTTTTTATACATACTTATTTCTGATAAGTAGTAGTTCATACTTACCTTAGGTAATGTGTAATACTTACCGCGAGTAGCTGTATGTACCTGTAAAAAGTTAGTACGATAGATGTAATACTTACCTCGTTATATGTATACTTACAGGTAGTTAGAGCTTCTAACTTAGTAAAATTGGTCTTAGACCGTATCACTCGCGCTCGATGGTACACACGGCGAATACTTCGACGTGATATTCATTAATCGTTTATTTTTCTCTTATTTGCTTTTATGTTTGAcatgatatttaaatatttttcttggtAGACCTAAGGAAAATGTCGGGACGACATTTCTTCAAGCAGGGGGAGTATGTCATAGGGTAAcattataatacatataaataaaatgaataaagtggttgttgtttttcattatatGTACATTCCTTTATACCGTAAAATGACagctttaagatatatatattcatcatacAGTATTCCCTTTACTTCTTATTTGGCCTATATATCACCCTTACAATTATCCTATTATATTCCCCTCTACTTATTCATGCTAACCGTGCACCTATGCCCTTAGGAATCGATGATTTGGACAAGTGCAATGCATCATTGCACTTGCCATATGTTTATCATTCCATAAGGacatacatgtatcaaataaatattatctttgataatCTTACTTGCAGGTTAgtgattgtttattatttttacttagGTCTTCCTGAATAAGATATCATTGTAATGTgacattttaaatagttttatatctTAAGTAATCATAATAGCATTGTATATTatcattctattgttttgttattgaatgaatCAATGGCACTTGCCATATGTTTATCATTCCATAAGGacatacatgtatcaaataaatattatctttgataatCTTACTTGCAGTTGCAGTCTTGTATTGGTTCGACCCAAATTACAAGAACCTACAAATATTTGACGGAGACCCCTCAGCCGTGAGCATATAATAAGGATGACTTAATAAATATAAAGTCACCACTTCGTCacgcttttttttcaaaagcagctctagtttatctTTCATgagtatattttgtgtttttacaaTGTGTTCATGTGGTTACTGTTTCGTATGTTACGAATTCACCTGGGAGtagttttcttcttcttcttgtcgttcgcatctacactttcagaccagtagcctcgatgaaacgtggtttgcctaagatcctcaatgcctccatacagtttctggtggattgaggtatctattgaccaagtcgcagctcgctcctggtcgtgccttttacatctctgaagtatatgctccgcagtctgatcttcttcaccacatggacaagttagcgatgatgtcagtctgtatttcttgtacatgtgagcattgagcttgttgtgccccgagcggagcctgaccatcatcacttgttcagaccgatcaaggagatgaaaagcatcttcctccatccttggtctcgttagtgccttgatgatggtgactttctccttgtaactcacaggtactgttggttgttctgactgagctcctagcttagccagtttgtctgcctcttcattgcctgcaagtccacaatgggatggaatccactgaagtgctactttgcaggttatactcaggctctgcattctcctggctagctgcggagctttattgttgatcagaccttccatgacagacagtgcatctgtgaaaaagacgactgaggagctttcttctgccgagtcttcaaccattgagacggccttcatgggtgcttcagtctctgccttatagttgctgcagtgttttcctgtggctgcatgtagtgtttctctcttgccagatgggtattgaatgaaaactcctgctcctccatctttgacggcgcatgtggctgatccgtctgtatagacatgagcccataattccggaggatagtcttcattgatcatagcaagtgcttttctcaaaagcagcttaAGTTTATCTTTCGtgagcatattttgtgtttttacaaTGTGTTCATGTGGTTACTGTTTCGTAAGTTACGAATTCACCTGGCTGGGAGTAGTTTTATTCACCATCTTATTATATAAGAACATGGTAGGGCTTAAAGGGTGAAGTTTTCCGAcagtaaactagtttaaactccccagtggtgttttgtgactgaccgttccaaggcggtgccctactgtgttcttttttcgtgtatgttttatgtctgtTTGTTACTTCTTTGTTATTACTGCGTTCGTTTGTGTTACTGTGTACATATGCTCAGCTACAGTATGCGTGTATACAGTTTCACAAACCTATAGTTTCATGTAGAGTGCTATATTGGCGGCTGTGTTCCTTGAATTTGGCTTTTCCTGTTGACCGTTTGTCTTTGTTTTCCCCTTTAGATGATGTCTTTGAGCTACAAGACTACTGTCCAGCCTATGTCtttcaaattaaaactttagCTAAATTTGTTTGACCTGCTCAGATAATAATATGTGCTCTGATGAGTGTTACCGCCACCGATAATTCATATAAGCGACTTCAGGATCCAGTTATCACTGAGAATAACCCAAATCAACCATTAACTTCCCTAAATTATATTATTCAACTACAACTACAAATATCAAGTAATAAATGCATCCAAAATACAAATAATGCGGACATTTTTCCTGTTCGCGATCTATTTTTCCAAACGatttttttacagactttattgtCATATAAGCATCTACTGTGTCAGTATGCTGTTTGTTTATATTCTCAATCACAAATGTATCACTGCATAGCGTTTTACACAACAACATCGCAAGATATGAAACATACTGATGGATATACTAAAAACTTAGATATTTTTCAGAGACAAGCATATTCGCACCAAAAAAGAAGAGAAAGAGAACCTAAAGGATTGAACCAACAAAATACAGCAATTGTTGACTCACAAGACACTGTAAGGCAAAACTATGAGATGAGTAATAAAATATCTGAACTGGAAAGTGAATTTGCCGAAATTACAACAATGCTGATTAATATAAGGGCTGAAGCAGACAATGCTGTAAAAGAGAAGGAATACTTCCAAAATGCCCATTTACGTTCCAAAAAGGAGATAGACGTGTTAACGGAAaggtaaataaattttaaaatgcagccatggtaaataattatgtttcctGGTTTATACATAAAAGCTGATTTGAATGCCACTACATCTGTTTTTACAGAATAAGATTCGTTCAAATGTTTGTAGTTTTACTAAATAGgtaaatatcgttatatttttcaCATACTCCAACGTATGTCGGCTAAATTACGATCCCATTGAAGaaacatgtatttacattatGGATGTGATTAGGTGAGTAAATCATTCTAAAAAGGCCAGTTTTTGACATGATTTATTGACCCTCAGTTTATTGTTACATCAGAAATATAAAGAATAGCAGGAATAAAGAAACACAATGAAGATGTATActttcaaagaaaaaatcatatgttggtcagcatgttaaTTTTACTAGTGTATTTGATTAAACCGATGTTACTACTGCAAGTTTGAaagaagtattttcaaaattgtttgaaaTGCATACAAGATGACCTTAAAAAGTgtgttaaaattgaaaatgttataGTGCAAAAATTCCACGAGGCCGGATGTAGTTTTAACACTTTGACGCACACCCCACATGTAATAGTTGCGTTAGCACTTGCCTAAAGAAACATCTCCGTTGAATGATATCTGTAAAGGGGATAGCTTTAGGTTTGCCAGAAATACGTTAAGTGATAGGTTGAGTATTTAGTGGTTGCTATACAGGGCTAACAGACGACATATTTACCTTATCGCATTTCCATGTATACTACAAGTCTTATATTCCATTTTGGTGAATTCCTTATGACAGTTTTAAAGCAATGCCCAACTGCTCATGTGTTTCTTTAACGCGTTATGATTATCTTTACGTTCAAGTTTATCTATGCATTTTTTTTGGTGTGAAAATATCCATGCATACACGGTTGAAAGGTTTTCGGTTCCATAGAgcctgtttttttttcctattacaTATTTTCCCctcttattttcatttctcaaGCATAGCAATGACATTTTCCCGTCTATAACATAAGTAGGAGAGGAATGACCATGAAATGCAATTGTAAACACCATACAGCATAAATGGAAATTCAAACGCACCAGCCTTATTTTATTGCTTAGAATGATGAGACAAAACGGTatgaatttttatataaatattatgtttaatgGTAGAAATCAGCAAACTTACGCGATGTTTTTGTCTTCTTTTGCTTGAGAAAGGCTATATTTGAtagatccaaacacacggctgccgttgtagttaccatacagtgataACTACGATGTTTGATTGAACAAGTATACTACTAGTTTAATTTGATAAGATACCTATTTTCCGTTCCTTGCGAAAATTTAAAACGTGCTTTTTTCTTGACTGCTACCTACTAACTATGATCATATTCATTGACCTATGTATTTTGTTTGGATCAGGACTGCATAAGTCACAAGCAAAACGAGTTACATTATGCTTCTTTACGTTCCTGTTATAAGAAACAAGGACTGATAAATCATGTCAAATATTTGTCATATTagaataatttatcattttaactCATTTAAAGGAATCTCTAGAGCGAACAGACTTTGTATCTCCGTACtggaaacatatttttaaaaaaagaccatCTAGTCGGTAGCCAAACTAGGTATGTAAACTATTGGAGTAGAAATTATAGGGATAAGAGCACAATTTTTATTTGAGATCATACGATAGCCTTTAGATGATTTATTTACCTTGCAGCTGAGTTAAGATTATCCCTTGTTCTAGATTACGATAGGTCTTTACATATAGTCATATGACATATAACCTTACACTGCAGACTGAGAAAATTAGATGGAGATAAATTACGCCAAGGAAGGTTAACAGTATCTGATTTAAGTGATCCAAACAGAACAACAGAACTAGGAAGACGGTTTTCTGAGATATACGACAATGAATGGACAGATGCGTACGAAAAGATGCctttaaagaaagaagaaaaaaggaTTGGAGTTCTTTACGGCATAGTTAGGGTATAAATTGTCTAATACAACTAACACATGCATTTCTTTTCACAAAAATGAGAATACTAAAATAATCGTTAATGTTCTCTAAAATTCATTTAGGAGATATAATGAGGAAAGGTAGAAAAAGGAATGCAATATACcagacttaaaatattctaaacttAAAACTAACAAATGTCCTTCAAAACAGGGAAGGTCTTGTAGAATGCAATTATCCATGGTTTTACGAAATATTACATGCGTGATGTAATTCTCCCGCTAACATACAATGGGACCGGAAACTATTTTCCCATACTggcgcctgaatttcatatttgGTGTGTCATTGCGTCAttttttatgtcagttttgcaattttattcaggctattgaacaagtTCATAATATATTatgtgtagatacgtatgtaataaaaaaaatattagctttgcatcgagaaatatttCACTCTTTCTTTATCGGAATATTTCCGCTACAGAACTCGTGCacatttctcgatacaaagctaGTAATATATAATTGTCAACCTCATAGCCGTTACAAAGAGTGGAAAATGTAATATGTAATATCTATTATAAATGCACATTggttgaaaaatataaatttatcacGGCgcattcaccccccccccccacgtaaCTTGCTGCCAGATGTATAATTCTCGTATGAAAAAATAATGTGCACTTTCGTTATTTAAACGGCAATAGTGTCGTCACGCTACAAATTATTTAGCGCCATACAGACGCCGAGAAAGAGTGCTACCATAATTGATCTACAATTTTATATTCGGCATGTGCATAACCTCTTTGTcgtatttaatataataaaacatgattctgccataaaaaatatatatattattcctCAAAATTATTCTTGCGATTGAAACTTGAGTCGGTTAATCAAAATGGTAGTCGTTGTAGTAATAGAATGTGTTTATCTGTCCTTATTTTTCATACGTTTTATATGTCACTACAGAGCGCATTTGCATTTTGCCAGCAGAAGATCGATGAACAGAATAGAACAATCGAAACAATTATTCTGGGAAAGGTAAGAAACTATACTACGCAACGTTTAGAAACACTGGTAATTGTATGCGTGCCTATTTTCCCTGCAGTTCAAAATTGACGGCGTACTTCAGTTGTAGTATTAGtctgtatttttcttcttctttactGTATAGAAGAACAACCACTTTTGGACATTAATTATGAAGTTCACAACAAAGTTACACGAATGActcaaaaatacaattaaaaatagGGGACTTCACAATATCGAAGAATTACTTTCAAAGATATAACGACCTTAATACCGGGGTGGCACTTTGTTCTACTCGGCCGTCGTTGGCGTGAAAAAAGGTCATTGGAAACAAGTAATAGTTCTCGTTCTACTTTACGCACAGGCTAAGACCGGGAACAAATGAATACTTGCTTGGCCAAAACACGCACTTCGATTGCCAGCTTAACAAGTCTTGCCGTAACCGGAGTACACCAGTATGTCTTGAACTATATAACTATATATGCTTCAATATTCAGTTCTTCATCCCTTCATGCTTTATCCTACTTATACGCTGTTTATGGTTTCTACATTCCAATAATTTGATCGTTTTTCATCAAGCTTCCTTTTTAAATCTATTTGCTTGACCCTTTCAGATACAGTGCCGTACTGAAATAGAAACGTTTAGAGCAGATTGTTTATTCTTAATTCCAAAAATAAGCTTATTGTTGGAAAGATTGTACAACCTACAGCTAATGATGAATACTGATCTGTTTTCATGCATTACGACAATTGAAACTcgaaaattctgttttaattgtAGTTACAtctcaaataaaaattattagaaCGTTTAAAGTAATTTAAGGATCTATATTCACGTAATCgataataataatttttgacAATAAGGAATTATAACATTACAGGGTAATGAGGGGCAAAGTGAAAGGATTACATCCAAAAATGCTAAACTTATGCAACCTTTGAATGACTTGAGGACGCAACTCTCGGCAGAAGCGGCAGAAAATATTGCTCAGGTATTGTGAAGTTACTAATCTGCAAGTCAAATGTCCGGGTTAAGGCCTACACAGACGAGAGAGGCACCTGTTTTAAAGACGGTGACCTGAGCCACTCTCTCACAGAGGCCCCTCTCACGAATTTTacagatttaaacattttattaaagcaTATTTTGAGGTTCATTGTCAACTGTTGAGGCCGCAATATTTACTATTATTTGCTCCATGatgttacatattgtatttttttgtcaaattaaggTTTAGAAAGAAATTTCTTGCAGttaatattattttgtgtgtTAGGTATTAAATAGCAGTTAAGGTAAGCAGTccgataaaaaaaatattttggaatggcCTATGCTATTAAGTTTGTTTAGTTATTCATTTCATGTTAAAATGCATGGATTTCCGCATTTAGACTGTAAAACACGAGAACAGTCATTTAGACTTATAAATTTACTCGTAGTGTGTCTGCTAAAATACACACAAATTTCTCAGATACTACCAATTGCCGAGAGGAAGAATCTTTGACGGGCCCCACTATAATGACTTCAACGTTGTAgcactatataaaatatt comes from the Mercenaria mercenaria strain notata chromosome 9, MADL_Memer_1, whole genome shotgun sequence genome and includes:
- the LOC128559465 gene encoding uncharacterized protein LOC128559465, with translation MASAIKKFFSEKQNRLEGEGMVQRQAYSQQKRREREPKGLKQQNTANVRSQDTDRQNYERSNKISELESEFAEITTIPINIKAEADNVVKEKEYFQNAHLPSKKEIDELTERFQNGRCNQKVFQKQKRLEGEGMVQRQAYSHQKRREREPKGLNQQNTAIVDSQDTVRQNYEMSNKISELESEFAEITTMLINIRAEADNAVKEKEYFQNAHLRSKKEIDVLTERLRKLDGDKLRQGRLTVSDLSDPNRTTELGRRFSEIYDNEWTDAYEKMPLKKEEKRIGVLYGIVRSAFAFCQQKIDEQNRTIETIILGKGNEGQSERITSKNAKLMQPLNDLRTQLSAEAAENIAQDYTTNMLQVILSGFSIKPKDIHPAIQQYAFKCAEICWLLLVFNGQVSLYDDEEDVPFDLDAYKPYTRRLSDMEQPTVEFVVWPALCKKFGVLVKGVAQPKGGKRKPLDLQR